Genomic window (Syngnathus typhle isolate RoL2023-S1 ecotype Sweden linkage group LG4, RoL_Styp_1.0, whole genome shotgun sequence):
TTAAGGCTGTTTATGCTACAACGTCTTTTGCTGGAAATGGTTAAAAGAGCTggaaatggttaaaaaaattgtTAGTTTTGTAATTTTCACAATGGCATTTTGAAAGTTAAAAAGTGGACATCTGAGTGTGATACCGTTTTACAGTTCTGGAAGAAATAAGACAACATATTagggaacattttttttctaggcTATCACCGTCAAAACAAAAACTGTCAACCATTGGGCTTGTGCGTACTGCGTAGTGTTAAAAACTCAAAAGAGAATCTATTTAGTCTTTACTTGATTGTTGCCACCATGTTTCTGTAACTTTTGACACCTAAGAAATTGCACCCATACTTTGTAGGTGGAGATGATCCGCCGTGTGCTCGGGAAGACCTTGGGGTTTGTAGGCTACACCATCCAGTATGGCTGCATTGCACATTGCACCTTCGAGTACATCGGAGAGATTGTGGTGGTTTGTATAATACAGCAACAACGTCAACAATGTTGTCATGTGCGCAGGCATGTtaactgttgttgttttgcagTGCTCCGGCCCATCAATGGAGCCTACCATTGTCAACAAAGATGTTGTTTTCTCAGAGCGAGTGACACGGCATCTTTGGAAAATACAAAAGTGGGTAGCAGTCTTACACTATGCATGTAcatttagcaaatttgtgctgaATAACTTTAGCAAGATTGTTAGAAAATGAATTGATGAAATGTACTCATGTCTTATCTCATATCAGAAAAACAAATCCTAAATGACTTTGTATGTTTTCTTCCAGGGGTGATATTGTGATTGCGAAAAGCCTATTTGACCCCAATATGAATATTTGTAAAAGAGTAATTGGGTTGGAAGGTGACAAAGTCTGCACGAGTGGTCCCTCAGATCTTTTTAACACCCACACATTTGTAAGTATATCGACATTATTTCATGTATTTGTAAAAATATGGTTGTAATTATATGAAACCGATCTCTACATCATGGAAAAACTTTACCTTTTTCTTTGTGTACTCCAACCTCTGTAATTGTTCATGTTTCAGCGTCACGGGCCAATTTTGTGTTATTGGTCAAAGTGTCCGCTTTTGACAACAGCTATGTTCTGTCAGTGAGAAGGCCAGAAAGTGAGCAGAGGCTCTGTTGGTGAAACGACTGTCATTGCTTTTCTATTACTGATCTCCCCAACACCCACAGCTCAGGCCTGCAATCTCTCTGAAGCCTGCTAGAGTTAGTGCCAGCTGAATGGTCAGACTGATGGGTGGGTGgaggtgtgtgtacgtgtgtgtatgcgtgtgcgcgtgtttaTGTATGTACATTGTTCTGTAAACCAAATATTGCATTTATATTGCATAGCTTTGAATTTATCGTGCTTTATGGATAAAGGGGCATCTGGCCTGGATCAAGTCATGTTTAGTATATGGAATGGGCAAGTGGCTTGCTGTTGGTTTAGCGTCACTGAAACGTACAGAGAATTTAAATTGCATTCGGCGTCCTccttgcattttatttcatgttttcaGAATGAAGCAGCATGCTCAGCTGCTTTCAggttttggtcaatttgaatttAACACCTGAAGGATGGCTAAAATATAGTGTAGCTTTCAGATTTTAGCATATGTCCTCACTCTTTCCCTTTGATCACTGATTCATATTAAATACATTCCTTAACTACTCTTTAACGAGATGATATTCCCTCTGTATCATAAAGTCTTTATTTTGGTGTATTGCTTCGCCTGTACTGTCTCTGATGCAGCAGCTCAGATTTAAAATTTTAAGAGACCAAAAGGCCATTGTTCAAATAAAGGTTTGGCCTTCCTTCAGGGTGACATAAAGATGATGAGCACGAGTGTATGTGTGCAATGATGTTAGGCATTATGGGACCTGTAAAGATGAGTTTCACAAGGCGGTCGCTGTCATCGCCTCTTTTTTTGCACAGACAGGCTGGCATGTCGTCTCCATCCTGAGAGATCCAACTGCAGGCTAATTGCTCTGTCACCTTTTTAGAAATGATCTCTGTGTCTGAGCTATTGTGTCAAAACAATGACACTTGATCCCTAATATTACTGCAcacagggaaagagagagaggaggacaGGCTGGTGAAGTGACAGAAAGAttaacccccctccctccatacGATGCCTTCTATGCACTTTAGAATGACAGAGCAAGATAGTGAAAGATGAACTCTGGCTCCATGCATGTATTTAATTTGGCACCTCAATCATGTTAACATAATGAGCACGGTAATAATGTGGACATTTAACAAAATACGCCCACTCACTGAGAGGAGCTCCACTTTCAGTCCTCGACAGGTACACAAATGCTTCCTATCAATTCAGCGTGTACGACAGCGGGCTGGATGCTGCTGTCCATCATGCCACACATGCCGGCAACGTATTTGACTGTACTCATTATTACAAGTCAGGTTATTCTATTGTCGCTGTAAAGCACAACAAAGTTCATTGCCTAAAATTACACCtccatcttttcttttcttgtaaAATGAGAGAAGAATGGATAAAATAATATTAGGATGCCATATGTGGCCCACTGGTGTCTATTTGTGGCCCCTGA
Coding sequences:
- the immp1l gene encoding mitochondrial inner membrane protease subunit 1 isoform X1; the encoded protein is MIRRVLGKTLGFVGYTIQYGCIAHCTFEYIGEIVVCSGPSMEPTIVNKDVVFSERVTRHLWKIQKGDIVIAKSLFDPNMNICKRVIGLEGDKVCTSGPSDLFNTHTFVPKGHVWLEGDNLTNSTDSRSYGPVPYALIRGRVCLKIWPPDAFGSLSESPTRRIVKDQDDGGSH
- the immp1l gene encoding mitochondrial inner membrane protease subunit 1 isoform X2, which gives rise to MIRRVLGKTLGFVGYTIQYGCIAHCTFEYIGEIVCSGPSMEPTIVNKDVVFSERVTRHLWKIQKGDIVIAKSLFDPNMNICKRVIGLEGDKVCTSGPSDLFNTHTFVPKGHVWLEGDNLTNSTDSRSYGPVPYALIRGRVCLKIWPPDAFGSLSESPTRRIVKDQDDGGSH